The region GTTACAGTGGCATCTTTGGTTGGAGGGTTTTGTACATTCACAACATACCTGGCCACACATAGGTGCTGTAGAGTGAGGTACAGAGTAATGTGAAAGTCAGGACCTGCCCGACAAAGTTGTCCTCTTTTACCACAAAGTTCCACAGGATCATCGCAATACAAGTTATGAACTAGAGACACACCAAAACAAATATAGGCgttaaaagataaaaaggttACACCTAAATATAGATGTGCCAGGTCAGTTTAGACAGTATGTGAAGGTATAGGTTTACCTGTGCAAGGAAGAGGTTCACTGTTAACATATGAGGTAGCCTTTTGAATTTCTTACTTAAAAACATAACAGCAATTGTCCACACCTGTCAGAGAAACATAgtaatttaacaaaaacatttcataactATTGGCGTATATAGTCACtctgagtagttacacacattaagattttttctcatagtccactgcacagctcctacattgcacatttttttgttttttattttttatattttatattttacattttttaattctattttatatattgtaatatcttcttatactgtattatttaagttgttgctagttctgctttatttccttgttaattgtttagcaccaatacaccaagtcaaattccttgtatgtgtaaatgtacttggcaataaaccccgattctgattctgattctgatataacAAAGCAGAATAtagacacatgaaaacatgtttcctctttctttcaagTTTCGGTTCCCTTAAAGATTCTCTGAAAGTGGCCATAAAAGAGGAAGTAGGTCTGTCTACCAGTTAAGCATCTGTTCACTGACATCCTCTATACACAAGTGGATACACATCCTGTGACCGTGATGTTAATGTTAACCTGCtacaatggtaaaaaaaaaagaaaagaaaagatgagttTCTTTTTGGTTGTCTCCCTATACGTTTCCCAAGTGACACAATGCTGAATAAGAGCTGCTCTGATTTTTCACAACCAACAACAAGCTAACATGTAGtacagaggaaaaaaagcatATAAATAATAGATAACCCTACAACAATCGTATTTATAGTACGTCATACAGACATGGAACTCACCAGTGCAACTAAGCTAACAATGCTTATGTCAAAGGTGACACTCTGCAGCGAGTTCATCAAAAGCTGTGGATCCATCCAAGGGATCGACAGCAACCAGGCAGACACGTACATTATTGGAGCTGAGAGAAAAGTGCTGATCACCATCCCTGAGGTAacctgaaagaaaagagagtattaaaacattttttaagtgaTTTAAACAGGAAAAACTGTCGGTAGTTAGGAGGTTGGTAGTTGTGTAGACAACTCACAACTTCTAGCTCTGCGTTGTAATAGACAGCATAGATAGCCACACTTGGTGCGGTGGGAAACACTCCATAAAGAAAGGCATAATTGGAGAGGCTTGAGTGGTTCAATGCACTGGTGTTGCTGTGGTCCAACAGATCCACCATGTTCTTGCAGATCAGGGGCATTAGCAACCTGAAAGTCACatcaaaaaaaagtattattcgATTGGTTGACATGGAGAAAAGAAGTGCcagtaaattattttaaagcacTCCCCATTATCATTCTGCACACTCCTACTCATTTCAACTATTAGGTTAAAGGCTTGTGGTCTAAAGGAGAGGCTTGAGTCATTCAAACCATCAGCTCAAAACAACATGCTCAGAGTACTTGACAAATCTACAACCTGCTGACTCTTTACACTCCTAGAGCGTGCATCATCGTTGAAAAGAGGTCATCTGATAACCCTAAATAATCtgtataaaataatattaaggATTCTTTCCACTCACAGTTTGGCTGTAAGGAGTAATATCAGTGTCACCACTGTGGACCGGGTGAGTTTCCTTAACTGACCCACCATGGACAGACCGAGGTAGAAGAGAGCTGCTCCCCCAAAAGAGTTTGCCAAACCATCCACAAACTGGGACATGAAAGCAGGAATTTTCTGTTGTAGGACAAAGTGGGCGATGAGGCCGATGATAACCATGAATACTATGGGGTTCTTCAAGACCTTTAAGACCACGAGTCCCATAATCAGTAGTTTGCTCTGCTGGTGGTTTTCCTGATTCTTCCACTTCTGGATCTCACAGAAGACGAAGCCAATGGGATTTAGAATCATCAGGGACACAGGTGCAACCAGGTAGATGTACTGAAGGTAATCTGGGTATGTGCTCTGATACAGGGCCTCAACTGTGGACAAAGATCGAGACAAGAGGCTCAACATCAACACGGCCAACTGTGAATCTGACTTGTTAAGATGCAGCACACATGCATTCACATACAGTAACTGAAAAGCCGAAGCCATCATTAAAAGCACAATGCTGATGTGAAACAGGTataaagaaatcaatcaatcaatttttatttgtatagcgtacAAGTGTTATCtagagacactttacaaaaagcaggtaaaagaccttactcattgttatgttacaaagacccggcctatccatcatgagcactttagtaaagcagcaaaagttacagtggtgagaaaaaactgccttattaaaagacagaaatctgaAACAGATGAGCCTAGTTAAAATTATAACTGACAGAACAAGTTTAACTTAGTTCAACTGTTGATAGTTTGTGGATTTGGAACGGATTCTGAACTGAAAATGTAGTTACTGAAgtgatacaaaaataaagatacTTTCCGGATATATCGCTATTGCTTTAATAAATATGAGAAAGAGTGTGCCTTATGAAAAGATCCTCTGATTTGTTTCCCAAAGGCTCTGCCCCTCCTCCATCAAGTGACCTTACTCAAACCAGACAACACATTGCACAAGTCTTTCACAGACTGTTCCTGTACCCTACTCATCAAACTGCCAACAACGCAGTGCAACCCCCTGATAACAAACAGAACTTCTGTAAAATTTGGAATAATTGTGTTATGGGTCTTGTGTTGTGCTGTTCAATCACTGTGTTGATGTTTTAACTGGGACCTGCCAAGGGACAGCAGATGAAATAGTTAACTGGGGTACAAAAAAATGATGGTCAcatgtaatttaaataaatatgtttataataattatttaaagtaGTAAATATCCAATGTAATTGCAATGTACAAAATCTTCAGTTAATCAATCTTGCTTAAATAGGTCTGTTACTTTATTAGATTCCACTCTGACAAGACTTTCATTTGTCCACACAAGAAACATGTAATTAGACCATTAATGGAAAGTGGAAatactgttgttatttttcacaGAAGTTTTTAACTGTGACAGTGTGTTCAGTTCTGGTGGATAATTCATGTACATCCTCTAACTTCACTGAGCACAAGTATGATGAgagttgtgtttatgttaatGCAAATCCTTTCGTTTGGCTGCAACATAATGACtattttgctttaaaaagaaagatcCCATCTTCTCACTGTgggattttcttttctattaCACATAAAGGAGGGACCTGAAGCAGTAATTTCCAGTTTACTTGTTGTGCAACACATGGATAATTATAATATAGTTGGATGAATGGGCAAACACTTTTAAGCATTGTGTGTGGCATGGTTAGACCTATTCAACTTACCTATGGGATATCCCAGAGCAAAATCATTGCTTTGGGTGGCAAATATTGAGTAAATCCCAGCTTTGCTTAAGCGATTGTCAGGACTTGCAACTACCAACGTGAGGACACACAcaaggagaaacacacacactttggcgATGAGGATGCTCCATAGGAATGGCCAGATGACGTTACCGAAGTCTAACAGGACCATGTTCTTGAACAGCAGTGCTGGGAGGGCGAACTTGGACACAAAATTTCCTAATCCTTTGGCCTGGGTGGATGTGATGATGTTTGCCCTCCCTGCGATGTATCCACATAATATTATCCCAAAGCACTCCAAGAGAGCCGGGAAGAGTCTGTCAACGCTCATGGTGCCTGACACAGCAGAAGAGTCCGGGTCCTCCTCCTCATATGAAAAGTTGAAGTTTGTAGTTCCGCCTGTCACCTCCATCATGCGGATCGTCCCTCCAGTGTCAGCAGGTTGCCTGGTGTGCTGTCATGCTCATGTTACAGCTCGGTTCTGTCAGATACGATCACAGGAGTCGTTAAACGGTCTACTGCTGCAAATTACAGTGAAATGAATGTTATCCAAATACATCATGTAACTTCACTGACTTCTACAAGAAGAAAAGTACAGCCAATCGGTAACTTATCGCAATTAAAATACGTTTATTTAGGTCACTCTCACCTCTCGTGTCCCATGTGTCAGTTAAGCTTCAGTAGCTGTTAGCCAGCAAGCTAAGGCTTAGCATTAACCTGACGAAACAAGACCCACGCAGTGTGTCAAAATACTACTCGACAGAACTTAAACATGGTCCCCTGTTGCCAAACCGCTCACATAACACCAGGCTGACTGTTAACATGTCGTGTGTTACAGAGTTATAATTACAGTTCCCACCCAGCAACTTTCATAATCACCGATTTGTCAACAACGACTCCACCAATCACgtttcagcagagagagagggcggggCTTACTCTGTCTTCCTGACTCAGACCATGTAAAcctgtaaaaataaagacatgtgTAAGTATATATACATAACatacataataaaaataataaaatatataaataaataataataaaaataataaaatattataataatataataaatatatataatacattttatataataacaataatataataaatacaaataataaaatatatatatgacatGTGCTTACAACTAAATAAAACTGTGCAGGTGTATTTCTACTAGTGAAAGAATAAACGAAACATAATAATACAGATACACATGTCAACTGTAAAATCACATCAAAATCAATTATTAGAAATAATGTCAAAGTTATGAGGTAAATTAACAATGTCCTATATGTTACAAAAAGTCTGAGTTACGATGTAAAGGTTTTGCAGAAAAAACGACACGTTTGAGAATGTTTAAATTATAGTAATATGACATACAaatcagaaattaaaatgtaaaatgtgtcaaTGTGAGACTGAATATCAAATAACAAGATCTAATGGCAAATGTAAAAGAAGCTAAACATCCTTAAAGACATCTTTAATCACATGCTTTTTATCACATGACCTTTTATTGCtcctgttttttattatcttaattTCAACTTTTCTCTAAAGTAGGCTATGACTCGACTGGAGAAATAATATTTATCAATATTATAAATTAATAATTATCAAAGCTtagttttatcttgttttttcattGCAGTAATCATATTCTTtgtaacaaataaaatatgtaatcaGATGGATTTCGTATTGTTAATGATTGCCCCTCTTCAAGTATCGTGCAATAGCAACATGTAAGCTATCATTTTGATGGGTGAGACATTTCACATAACATTTCACATAACATGCTCCAAGTCGTTAATCTATAATGTAAATGGATTTTTTATACATTGTAGAAGCCatatcattgtttttttctattgcaTACACCTGTAACCTGATTTGTTTTAATTGCTGATCTATTTCATACCCAAATGGTCGCAAACATGGAATGCAATATATAGCCCATGTATCTGTCTGCAAAAAGATTGATTCGGTTTCATaggaaaaagtagaaaaagacttatagaaaataaaaccatGGGGTTTTATTTTGCCCAAGGGCAGATATACTGAAGATCAAAAGCCTCCATACCTCTCTCCTATACTGATagactcacacacatttttttgtgcccttgttttttttttgtgtgtgcttatCTTTGCAGTTAACATGTTTCTATTagtcatttcaaacatgtgtctttttggtatatgtttctaGTTGTTTTGCTTATGGGATTTCTGCttcaatttgaatttgaatttgaatgtatttattgaataaggacaatgcaatttaacatagcTCCATTACATACATGAAACttatgtgctgcataaagagtatatagctattgctaatttccaacttgTGTCCCTAGTTGGGCCtttgggtaaacaaacagagtaaaaatgtaCAAGTCGATCACATAAAAGCCCATAACattgaggatacattaaaatacatgtacaacaatatgACAATACAAATGCcttaaaccagtttaaaattaTTGATTTAAGATACaatttaaaagtgggtacagctctggtttGCTTTCAGCATTTGACCTTGTGTTGTATTCTTGTGTTGTTTCCATTGACTTAACAAGAAATTCTACCCTTTAAGTAGACTTCAACTTCTTGTATTTCTGAGCTCAGTATTTTCATAAACAGATCCCAGAGTCTAAATGGTCACACatgtgaaacaacaaaacaaaagtgggAAACAAGAAGGCTTGTAGGCTTTTCCTCTTTCATGTTGTGACAAACCTTTACAAGCCACTACCACTTTCTACTCTTCATCATGACTCTTGTCTCCTTGATTCCTCATGTATcttctgtttctccctctctcccccataGTTTGCATgttatctgtgtttatttgtctcttcTATCTGTGTCTCTTCTATCTCTGTACTTTTTTTGTTGCCTCTCCCATGTCAATGTAACCTGCTTTTCTCTTTCCATGTTATTTTGTGctacaaaaacatcagcttcaCATTTGGTTAGAGCTGTGTGAAGGATGCGTAACCAGGGGAAACCACATGTCATAACTTATAATACTTAGGGACCATATTTGCCTTGGCATTTGAATGTCAAATAGTGTGGAGGGGTGACTGAATGACATTTGTATGGTAAAAATTGCAATGGGAAAAAGTGGTAAAccctctttaattaaaaaaaaaaaaaaaatggagaggcATGTTGCTTGTGCAATGTCCCCCCCAACAGATCTCCATGTCTTTACATTGTAGGGGAAAGTGTAAGGGTCTCTTATAGAAAATATCAGCTAATAGTCTAACATTCATATCATAATTTATGTGTGATTGCATGTTATCTGTTGAAATTTCAGCTTTTACACTTTCCACCttaagtaatttaaaaaaaacttaaacattATCAAAGTCACATACAACAGAAAGAATCTGCAAACATGACAAGCAAGACTGAAAACACATGATCTTAAGCAAATAAGAACTTTATTCCACCaccaaaagcaaacacacaaacacaaacacacacatgcacgcacacacacacgcgcgcacacacacacacacacacacacacacacacacacacacacacacacacacacacacacacacacacacacacacacacacacacacacacacacacacacacacacaaacaggactttAAATACTAGGGTGTAACAAATATgaatgtggaaaaacaaaaacgttaAACATTACTCTATTAGAGACAAACAGTTCATCTGAGATGTTCAACAGGTAAAACATGAACTACAGGCCTTCAGGGCATGCTCAGCCCGTGTTAGACACCCTGTGAACACTCCTAATGTGCAGTTGAGACACACCACCatgaacacacagaacaaaatCCAACGACAACATGAAACATCCACTCTCTCCTGAAGCCttgaaagaaaagacaaacaatgtGTCAGAAACACAAAACCTAAGAATCATTACACATACAcaacagatttttctttttatataaatCTAACATTGTTGGATGGATTACTCATCTGAAGGTTTTTGCAATGTACTAGACTGCAGAGTTCTGGGTGATTGGTAGGGAATAAGAATGCTTGGTTGCCAGatatatttgaaataaaataaataacatacaTTAACAATATGCACTCTGTAAGTGAATGGTCAACATTGGGATGTTTTACagtaattaaatacaaaataaaagtctgtctcttaccactagatggcaatatAATGCAGAGAAAAAACGTTAGTGTGAGACAAATAGAATCAAGTCATTATTTTGTTCTCATGTTTTACTCCCCTTGTGGCCTCCAGGGGCGTCTCGTGATTGTTTGGGAGCATCTTCAACCTCCCTGCTGACTTTTTGATATTGTATAAAACTTACCATGGATAGAGAGTTGCTGCGTATTTGTGATCAATCAACATAAGACCTGTAAGGGTTATGAGATGACtacaaaaagcaggaaaataacTGACAAAACAATCTTGCCACAGCGAGCCTTTAGAAAAGATTGTGCTCATATACCGTATAACCTCATGATATAAGCATCTTTATTAAAAT is a window of Labrus mixtus chromosome 13, fLabMix1.1, whole genome shotgun sequence DNA encoding:
- the gpr155a gene encoding lysosomal cholesterol signaling protein isoform X1 codes for the protein MMEVTGGTTNFNFSYEEEDPDSSAVSGTMSVDRLFPALLECFGIILCGYIAGRANIITSTQAKGLGNFVSKFALPALLFKNMVLLDFGNVIWPFLWSILIAKVCVFLLVCVLTLVVASPDNRLSKAGIYSIFATQSNDFALGYPIVEALYQSTYPDYLQYIYLVAPVSLMILNPIGFVFCEIQKWKNQENHQQSKLLIMGLVVLKVLKNPIVFMVIIGLIAHFVLQQKIPAFMSQFVDGLANSFGGAALFYLGLSMVGQLRKLTRSTVVTLILLLTAKLLLMPLICKNMVDLLDHSNTSALNHSSLSNYAFLYGVFPTAPSVAIYAVYYNAELEVVTSGMVISTFLSAPIMYVSAWLLSIPWMDPQLLMNSLQSVTFDISIVSLVALVWTIAVMFLSKKFKRLPHMLTVNLFLAQFITCIAMILWNFVVKEDNFVGQVLTFTLLCTSLYSTYVWPGLIALSLVLMKSHDNLRVSPGMFGLVGWGVPALATAVLLISGEKMSDTIDSSFFYGKPQIICTSVIAALSILLGGGSLVCISRGSWAPNQHIQEGSSAEALVTEVEPEIENLFEPAPPSGELNRACLICDCAPAQPMPDMIISTTINNTARTPTGQCENSCESTDCLLVQVEELQQVADRQVARHVLLCLLLTVSLLANFFSCLWLLFNRLPGRLYLELQFFCAVANYGQGFLSFALFGLDKHLIILPFKKRFLRLWNRNKQEQQPQTDLSEDIRMTCTQFTKYHKDQCFHDIVRRRRCGKRTMVDCFLGCELVEWLQQVGLAQDVGEAVLYGTKLQQGGVLQHINQQHSFQDSSLYYRFLI
- the gpr155a gene encoding lysosomal cholesterol signaling protein isoform X2; its protein translation is MMEVTGGTTNFNFSYEEEDPDSSAVSGTMSVDRLFPALLECFGIILCGYIAGRANIITSTQAKGLGNFVSKFALPALLFKNMVLLDFGNVIWPFLWSILIAKVCVFLLVCVLTLVVASPDNRLSKAGIYSIFATQSNDFALGYPIVEALYQSTYPDYLQYIYLVAPVSLMILNPIGFVFCEIQKWKNQENHQQSKLLIMGLVVLKVLKNPIVFMVIIGLIAHFVLQQKIPAFMSQFVDGLANSFGGAALFYLGLSMVGQLRKLTRSTVVTLILLLTAKLLLMPLICKNMVDLLDHSNTSALNHSSLSNYAFLYGVFPTAPSVAIYAVYYNAELEVVTSGMVISTFLSAPIMYVSAWLLSIPWMDPQLLMNSLQSVTFDISIVSLVALVWTIAVMFLSKKFKRLPHMLTVNLFLAQFITCIAMILWNFVVKEDNFVGQVLTFTLLCTSLYSTYVWPGLIALSLVLMKSHDNLRVSPGMFGLVGWGVPALATAVLLISGEKMSDTIDSSFFYGKPQIICTSVIAALSILLGGGSLVCISRGSWAPNQHIQEGSSAEALVTEVEPEIENLFEPAPPSGELNRGQCENSCESTDCLLVQVEELQQVADRQVARHVLLCLLLTVSLLANFFSCLWLLFNRLPGRLYLELQFFCAVANYGQGFLSFALFGLDKHLIILPFKKRFLRLWNRNKQEQQPQTDLSEDIRMTCTQFTKYHKDQCFHDIVRRRRCGKRTMVDCFLGCELVEWLQQVGLAQDVGEAVLYGTKLQQGGVLQHINQQHSFQDSSLYYRFLI